In Aquila chrysaetos chrysaetos chromosome 2, bAquChr1.4, whole genome shotgun sequence, the following are encoded in one genomic region:
- the EIF5 gene encoding eukaryotic translation initiation factor 5 isoform X2 — MSVNVNRSVSDQFYRYKMPRLIAKVEGKGNGIKTVIVNMVDVAKALNRPPTYPTKFFGCELGAQTQFDVKNDRYIVNGSHEANKLQDMLDGFIKKFVLCPECENPETDLHVNPKKQTIGNSCKACGYRGMLDTNHKLCTFILKNPPESGDTGTGKKEKEKKNRKGKDKENGSVSSNETLPPPPPEEITPPQVVEEDDDDWGEDTTEEAQRRRMDEISDHAKNLTLSEDLERTVEERVNILFDFVKKKKEEGVIDTSDKDIVAEAERLDVKAMGPLVLTEVLFDEKIREQIRKYRRHFLRFCHNNKKAQRYLLHGFECVVAMHQSQLISKIPHILKEMYDADLLEEEVILGWAEKASKKYVSKELAKEIRVKAEPFIKWLKEAEEESSGNEEEDEDENIEVVYSTTASVPKVETVKPANNKDDDIDIDAI; from the exons ATGTCTGTCAACGTCAACCGCAGTGTTTCAGATCAGTTCTATCGCTACAAAATGCCCCGTCTGATTGCCAAG gtggAGGGCAAAGGAAATGGAATAAAGACAGTTATAGTCAACATGGTTGACGTTGCAAAGGCGCTTAATCGGCCTCCAACGT ATCCTACCAAATTTTTTGGTTGTGAGCTGGGAGCACAGACCCAGTTTGATGTTAAGAATGACCGTTACATTGTCAATGGATCTCATGAGGCGAATAAGCTGCAAGACATGTTGGAtggattcattaaaaaatttgttCTCTGTCCTGAGTGTGAGAATCCTGAAACTGATCTG CATGTCAATCCTAAGAAACAAACTATAGGTAACTCTTGCAAAGCCTGTGGCTATCGAGGCATGCTTGACACAAACCATAAGCTCTGCACGTTTATTCTCAAAAACCCACCTG AAAGTGGTGACACTggtacaggaaagaaagaaaaggagaagaagaacagaaaaggcaagGACAAAGAGAATGGTTCTGTGTCCAGCAATGAGACACTTCCACCCCCACCACCAGAGGAGATTACACCTCCACAGGTTGTG gaggaggatgatgaTGATTGGGGTGAAGACACAACAGAAGAAGCCCAGAGGCGTAGAATGGATGAAATTAGTGACCATGCGAAGAACCTCACACTTAGTGAAGACCTGGAAAGAACAGTGGAGGAGAGAGTCAACATACTATTTGACTTTGTGAAG aaaaagaaggaagaaggtgtCATTGATACTTCTGACAAGGACATTGTAGCAGAAGCAGAGAGACTGGATGTAAAGGCTATGGGCCCACTAGTTCTCACTGAAGTCCTTTTTGACGAAAAGATTCGTGAACAGATAAGGAAATACAGGCGTCACTTCCTTCGT TTCTGCCACAACAACAAGAAAGCTCAGCGGTACCTTCTCCATGGCTTTGAGTGTGTGGTAGCCATGCATCAGTCTCAGCTTATTTCTAAAATACCacatattttgaaggaaatgtaTGATGCAGATCTTCTGGAAGAAGAAGTCATCCTTGGCTGGGCAGAAAAG GCCTCAAAGAAATACGTTTCAAAGGAGCTTGCCAAAGAAATCCGTGTCAAAGCAGAACCATTTATTAAATGGCTAAAGGAAGCTGAAGAAGAATCTTCCGGTAATGAAgaagaggatgaagatgaaAACATAGAG GTGGTGTACTCTACAACTGCCAGTGTACCTAAAGTTGAAACTGTGAAGCCTGCAAACAATAAAGATGATGATATTGATATTGATGCCATTTA
- the EIF5 gene encoding eukaryotic translation initiation factor 5 isoform X1 produces the protein MSVNVNRSVSDQFYRYKMPRLIAKVEGKGNGIKTVIVNMVDVAKALNRPPTYPTKFFGCELGAQTQFDVKNDRYIVNGSHEANKLQDMLDGFIKKFVLCPECENPETDLHVNPKKQTIGNSCKACGYRGMLDTNHKLCTFILKNPPESGDTGTGKKEKEKKNRKGKDKENGSVSSNETLPPPPPEEITPPQVVEEEDDDDWGEDTTEEAQRRRMDEISDHAKNLTLSEDLERTVEERVNILFDFVKKKKEEGVIDTSDKDIVAEAERLDVKAMGPLVLTEVLFDEKIREQIRKYRRHFLRFCHNNKKAQRYLLHGFECVVAMHQSQLISKIPHILKEMYDADLLEEEVILGWAEKASKKYVSKELAKEIRVKAEPFIKWLKEAEEESSGNEEEDEDENIEVVYSTTASVPKVETVKPANNKDDDIDIDAI, from the exons ATGTCTGTCAACGTCAACCGCAGTGTTTCAGATCAGTTCTATCGCTACAAAATGCCCCGTCTGATTGCCAAG gtggAGGGCAAAGGAAATGGAATAAAGACAGTTATAGTCAACATGGTTGACGTTGCAAAGGCGCTTAATCGGCCTCCAACGT ATCCTACCAAATTTTTTGGTTGTGAGCTGGGAGCACAGACCCAGTTTGATGTTAAGAATGACCGTTACATTGTCAATGGATCTCATGAGGCGAATAAGCTGCAAGACATGTTGGAtggattcattaaaaaatttgttCTCTGTCCTGAGTGTGAGAATCCTGAAACTGATCTG CATGTCAATCCTAAGAAACAAACTATAGGTAACTCTTGCAAAGCCTGTGGCTATCGAGGCATGCTTGACACAAACCATAAGCTCTGCACGTTTATTCTCAAAAACCCACCTG AAAGTGGTGACACTggtacaggaaagaaagaaaaggagaagaagaacagaaaaggcaagGACAAAGAGAATGGTTCTGTGTCCAGCAATGAGACACTTCCACCCCCACCACCAGAGGAGATTACACCTCCACAGGTTGTG gaggaggaggatgatgaTGATTGGGGTGAAGACACAACAGAAGAAGCCCAGAGGCGTAGAATGGATGAAATTAGTGACCATGCGAAGAACCTCACACTTAGTGAAGACCTGGAAAGAACAGTGGAGGAGAGAGTCAACATACTATTTGACTTTGTGAAG aaaaagaaggaagaaggtgtCATTGATACTTCTGACAAGGACATTGTAGCAGAAGCAGAGAGACTGGATGTAAAGGCTATGGGCCCACTAGTTCTCACTGAAGTCCTTTTTGACGAAAAGATTCGTGAACAGATAAGGAAATACAGGCGTCACTTCCTTCGT TTCTGCCACAACAACAAGAAAGCTCAGCGGTACCTTCTCCATGGCTTTGAGTGTGTGGTAGCCATGCATCAGTCTCAGCTTATTTCTAAAATACCacatattttgaaggaaatgtaTGATGCAGATCTTCTGGAAGAAGAAGTCATCCTTGGCTGGGCAGAAAAG GCCTCAAAGAAATACGTTTCAAAGGAGCTTGCCAAAGAAATCCGTGTCAAAGCAGAACCATTTATTAAATGGCTAAAGGAAGCTGAAGAAGAATCTTCCGGTAATGAAgaagaggatgaagatgaaAACATAGAG GTGGTGTACTCTACAACTGCCAGTGTACCTAAAGTTGAAACTGTGAAGCCTGCAAACAATAAAGATGATGATATTGATATTGATGCCATTTA